A window from Musa acuminata AAA Group cultivar baxijiao chromosome BXJ3-10, Cavendish_Baxijiao_AAA, whole genome shotgun sequence encodes these proteins:
- the LOC135651189 gene encoding uncharacterized protein LOC135651189, which yields MASSQEWSESRYSKLSDGKKIEKAILSSRFWETIAEIIKGVEPLYIVLRKVDMDKRPQMPYLKYMLISAREEVRKAFKDDFKADQYVRIIDRRTEVHMDQDIHNAAYYLNPAIQYRYALGTQNNFLTTLRNVIYRLLPNTTEAADALMEGRLFRETVGSFSDVVAISCRYTMDPVEWWLQFGGDAPHLRKVAVRVLSQTTTSSGCERNWSTFALIHTKVRNRLSYRRLEKLVYVHYNMRLKLRCAELDKEPEEPDIDPIDLQFYNEDSEPMLD from the exons atggctagctcacaagagtggtctgaatccagatattcgaaattgagtgatggaaagaagatagaaaaggccattctttcatctagattttgggagactatagcagaaatcataaaaggtgtggaaccactttatattgtcctccgtaaggtcgatatggacaagcgtccacaaatgccgtatcttaaatatatgctgatttcagcaagagaggaggtcaggaaagcattcaaagatgattttaaggccgaccaatacgtacgaatcattgatcgtcggaccgaagttcatatggatcaagatatccataatgcag cgtattatctaaacccggcaattcaatatcgatatgctctcggaacgcaaaataatttcctaacgacactacgaaatgttatatatcgactcttgccaaacactaccgaggcagccgatgctcttatggagggtcgattatttcgagaaacagttggttcattctccgacgttgtagctatatcatgccgttacactatggatcctg tcgagtggtggttacaatttggaggcgatgcaccacatttaaggaaggttgccgttcgtgtactttcacagacaacaacatctagtggttgcgaacgtaattggtcaacgtttgcgttgattcatacgaaagtccgcaacagactctcctacagacggttagagaaactagtatatgtccattataatatgcggctaaaattgcgatgtgctgagttggataaggagccagaggaaccagatattgatcctattgacctccaattctacaacgaagattcagagccaatgttagattga